From one Solanum lycopersicum chromosome 12, SLM_r2.1 genomic stretch:
- the LOC112940020 gene encoding glutathione S-transferase L1-like isoform X1: MASPSVQDLLPPSLDSTSQPPSLFDGTTRLYINYQCPYSQRVWITRNVKGLQDMIKLVPIDLQNRPDWYKEKVYPKNKVPSLEHNNKVTGESLVLVKYVDCNFEGPSFLPDDQEKRKFVEELIAYSDTTFVPEVYKSFAKDARTQAGVQFDYLEKALHKFDDGPFFLGQLSQVDIIYAPFVERFHVFMPEGFNYDITTGRPKLAKWIEEMNNLDGYKQTKVLEQEKMVGYYKNRFLLKA; this comes from the exons ATGGCTTCCCC GAGTGTACAAGACCTTCTACCACCATCTCTGGATTCTACTTCCCAGCCCCCATCACTCTTCGATGGAACTACCAg GTTGTATATCAATTATCAATGCCCCTATTCTCAACGTGTGTGGATTACCAGGAATGTTAAG GGTTTACAAGACATGATAAAGTTAGTTCCAATTGATCTTCAGAATAGGCCTGATTGGTACAAGGAAAAAGTTTACCCCAAAAATAAG GTGCCTTCCCTAGAGCACAACAACAAAGTGACGGGAGAGAGTTTGGTTCTGGTTAAATATGTTGATTGTAACTTTGAAGGACCATCATTCTTGCCAGAT GACCAGGAAAAGCGAAAATTTGTTGAAGAATTGATAGCTTATAGTGACACTACATTCGTCCCAGAAGTATACAAATCGTTCGCAAAAGATGCACGGACACAGGCTG GTGTACAATTTGATTACCTAGAAAAAGCTCTCCACAAATTTGACGATGGGCCTTTCTTCCTTGGTCAACTCAGTCAG GTTGACATAATATATGCTCCATTTGTCGAAAGGTTCCATGTTTTTATGCCAGAGGGGTTTAACTATGACATCACAACCGGGAGGCCTAAGCTAGCCAAGTGGATTGAG GAAATGAACAATCTTGACGGATATAAGCAAACAAAAGTCTTGGAACAAGAGAAAATGGTTGGGTACTACAAGAATCGCTTTCTGCTG aaagcTTGA
- the LOC138340486 gene encoding uncharacterized protein, producing the protein MENLRKKFTWYNPRALWFLVIESLYQEQPEVIVVPGDKEKVYKLLRKSIQEKLLAAQSRQKEYADRKVRDLEFMEGEQVLLKVSPMKGVMRFGKRGKLSPRYIGPFEVLKRVGEVAYELALPPGLSGVHPVFHVSMLKRYHGDGNYIIRWDSVLLDENLSYEEEPVAILDREVRKLRSREIASIKVQWKNRPVEEATWEKEADMREKYPH; encoded by the exons ATGGAGAATTTGAGGAAGAAATTCACATGGTACAACCCGAGGGCTTTGTGGTTCTTGGTAATAGAAAGTCTATACCAGGAACAACCCGAGGTCATTGTGGTTCCTGGTGATAAAGAGAAAGTCTATAAACTTTTAAG gaagtctattcaagaaaagcttctagcggcgcaaagtaggcaaaaagagtatgcagatcgaaaggttagagacttagagttcatggaaggtgaacaagtcttgttgaaagtttcgcccatgaaaggggtgatgcggtttggaaaaaggggtaaactaagtccaaggtacattggaccatttgaagtactcaagcgagtaggggaagtggcttatgagttagccttgcccccagggctgtccggagtacatccagtattccatgtgtcgatgttgaaaagatatcatggggatggaaattacattatccgttgggattcagttttgcttgatgagaacttgtcttatgaagaggagcctgttgctattttagatagagaagttcgcaagttgaggtcaagagagattgcatccatcaaggtgcaatggaagaatcgaccggttgaagaagccacttgggagaaggaggcggatatgcgagaaaaatacccacat
- the LOC112940020 gene encoding glutathione S-transferase L1-like isoform X2, producing MASPLYINYQCPYSQRVWITRNVKGLQDMIKLVPIDLQNRPDWYKEKVYPKNKVPSLEHNNKVTGESLVLVKYVDCNFEGPSFLPDDQEKRKFVEELIAYSDTTFVPEVYKSFAKDARTQAGVQFDYLEKALHKFDDGPFFLGQLSQVDIIYAPFVERFHVFMPEGFNYDITTGRPKLAKWIEEMNNLDGYKQTKVLEQEKMVGYYKNRFLLKA from the exons ATGGCTTCCCC GTTGTATATCAATTATCAATGCCCCTATTCTCAACGTGTGTGGATTACCAGGAATGTTAAG GGTTTACAAGACATGATAAAGTTAGTTCCAATTGATCTTCAGAATAGGCCTGATTGGTACAAGGAAAAAGTTTACCCCAAAAATAAG GTGCCTTCCCTAGAGCACAACAACAAAGTGACGGGAGAGAGTTTGGTTCTGGTTAAATATGTTGATTGTAACTTTGAAGGACCATCATTCTTGCCAGAT GACCAGGAAAAGCGAAAATTTGTTGAAGAATTGATAGCTTATAGTGACACTACATTCGTCCCAGAAGTATACAAATCGTTCGCAAAAGATGCACGGACACAGGCTG GTGTACAATTTGATTACCTAGAAAAAGCTCTCCACAAATTTGACGATGGGCCTTTCTTCCTTGGTCAACTCAGTCAG GTTGACATAATATATGCTCCATTTGTCGAAAGGTTCCATGTTTTTATGCCAGAGGGGTTTAACTATGACATCACAACCGGGAGGCCTAAGCTAGCCAAGTGGATTGAG GAAATGAACAATCTTGACGGATATAAGCAAACAAAAGTCTTGGAACAAGAGAAAATGGTTGGGTACTACAAGAATCGCTTTCTGCTG aaagcTTGA